The region CTGCCGGTGTGGATGTGAAGATTAAGGCGACAGCCAGCTAAGTTTTGCCTTGGCGTCGCGATAGATTCGGTTTGATACGTTGATTTGTTCGGATGATGTCCGCATTGCCAGGCTCTGGCGATGGCGATGAACAGTCCGCTAGGTTTTAAGGTGTTCGGTATGTCGTGCGGATTGTTAGGTCGCAAAGTTGGTATGACTCAGGTCTTTACCCCTCAAGGTGAAGCGATTCCTGTGACCGTCATTGAGTGTGGTCCCTGTGTCGTGCTCCAGATTCGCACTGTTGAGCGTGATGGCTACTCAGCGGTTCAGTTGGGGTTTTCTGATAAGCCTCGTCGCCTCGCATCTCGCTCAGAGCGAGGGCATGTGGCTGCGATTGATAGCAAGAGGCGAAAGTCGCTTGCTGCCGCTGGTGTGGCACTTGCGGAAAAGGCGGATTGCGAACCCAAGCGATTCGTTCGAGAGTTTCGCGTCACCCCCGAAGAGGCCTCCGCTTTTACTGTTGGTCAGGTGCTGACGGTCTCCCAGATCTTTGGTGAAGTGAAGCACGTTGATGTGGTGGGGACTTCGAAGGGTCGCGGGTTTGCCGGTGTTATGAAGCGGCATAACTTCCACGGTACTTGTGCGAGCCATGGTGTTAAGAAGGTGCACCGCTCTGGTGGGTCAACTGGTCAGAGTACGGATCCGGGTAAGGTCTTCAAAGGAACGAAGATGCCCGGGCACTACGGCGATGCTCAGGTCACTGTCCGTCGGCTCCAGGTTGTGAGAGCTGATGATGAAAATAATGTGCTGCTGGTACGCGGCGCAGTTCCTGGTTATAGCGGCGGGTTTGTGCGAGTGCGGAAGACGAACTGTAAGTAGGTTCTTCCCTCGTGCCTTTGCCTGATTGAGTCAGCGTCTCTTTTGTTTTGCATAGTAAAGACATTCAATTATGATCAGTCTTCCAATTCATACATCGACGGGTGAGGCGACGGGTCGCAACTACGAGTTTGATCCAGCGGAGCTGGCAGACAGTATCAATAAGCAGTTGCTTCACGATGCTGTGGTGATGTATCAGGCCAATTTGCGGCAGGGAACGTTTAAATCCAAAAGCCGAGCAGAGATTGC is a window of Planctopirus limnophila DSM 3776 DNA encoding:
- the rplC gene encoding 50S ribosomal protein L3; the protein is MSCGLLGRKVGMTQVFTPQGEAIPVTVIECGPCVVLQIRTVERDGYSAVQLGFSDKPRRLASRSERGHVAAIDSKRRKSLAAAGVALAEKADCEPKRFVREFRVTPEEASAFTVGQVLTVSQIFGEVKHVDVVGTSKGRGFAGVMKRHNFHGTCASHGVKKVHRSGGSTGQSTDPGKVFKGTKMPGHYGDAQVTVRRLQVVRADDENNVLLVRGAVPGYSGGFVRVRKTNCK